The Fusobacterium varium genome contains the following window.
TCAGCGTTCATCCTGAGCCAGGATCAAACTCTTCGTTCAATCTATTTTACTCAGTTGCATAACTGATTTTTACACCAATTTATTGTTTGTTGATTTTTATCATCTTTCTCTATTCTGTTGCTAATGTCCTTTTATTTTTCATTTCCGCTTTCCTGCGGTACATTAGTTATAATATCACAAAATTTAGATTTCGTCAATAACTTTTTTTATTTTTTAAAGAAAAAAAGTAAAGGCATTAAATAAGCCGAGTTTTGTATGTGCTGATCATTTATCTAATCCTATAATTGCTTATAGTTTCTAGCAACTTACCCTGAAAGCTGGACGAGCAGCCCTTAACCTTTCCTATTTAGTCTTGCTCCAGAGGGGGTTTACCAAGCTTTCTTAGTCTCCTAAGAAACTGGTGGTCTCTTACACCACCTTTTCACCCTTACCATAATGGCGGTCTATTTTCTGTGGCACTTTCCTTAAAGTTACCTTTAGCAGCCGTTAGCTGCCCTCTTGCTCTGCGGAGCTCGGACTTTCCTCTCCTTGTTACCAAGCAGCGATCAACTTTAATACCTTTTTTTATTTTTTTACTATTTTTTTTCTTTTAACTCTCTTCTCTTTTTTTGAATAGAAAGCACTCTTATTATAATACCAAAAATTACAAAAAATGCAATAGCTATACCACCAAAAATATTAAATTTTTCATTTTTACTGACTTCTTCTTCAATAACTATAGGTTCTTCTATATTTATTTTATCTAAAATTCCATCTATTCCTTCTAAAACTTCTATTGAATATTTTCCAATCTCTCCTTTAGAAAGAGTTCCTTCTGCATTATTTAAAATTAGATTTATATCCTCTTGGTGTTCTTCCACATCAATATCTCTAGAAAAATTTAACTCTATTTTTCCCTTGCTGTTTTCCTCTTTTTTTATATTAAGAATTATAACTTTTTCTGGATCTTCTACACTAAATCCCTCTCCTATTGGAAGAGTATTAACATGTATATGGAGTTTTCTCTTTTCTTCTAATTCTGTTACTTTTTGTTCTACACTAACTTTTTCCTCTTCAGAAAAAAGCTTTAAAGTATCGTTAACTCCTGCATAAGAGTTCCCAATCATTACTATTAATCCAATTACTGTTAAAAGTTTTTTCACTCTTTTCTCCTTAATATATTTCAAAAACAGGTCCATCATTAAAAGTTATAACCTCAATACCCATTCCCTCTATATCTTTCCTTAATAATTCTACAAAACAATTTTCACTTTCAAAATGCCCTATATCAAAAACATTTATTCCTGCTTCTTTGGCATCTAAAGCATCATGATACCCTATATCTCCTGTTATAAATAGATCTGCTCCTAAAGATTTAACTTTTCTCCAATAGCTCATTCCAGAACCATTTATTAAAGCAATTTTTTTTATTGTTTTCTCTCTATTTTCACTAATTATTCTTATATTTTTTATCTCCAAGCTATTTTTAACAAAAGTTGCATATTCATCTATACTCAGCTCTTTTGAAAGTGTATATAGCCTTCCTATTCCAACTTCACTATCAAACTCATTTACATCAATAATCTTTGAATTCTCCACTCCTAATAAATTTAAAATATAATCATTTAAACCATCTTTAGATGAGTCTAAGTTTGTATGCATAGCATATAGTGATCTATTATTCTCTATAAGTTTTATTATTTTTCTTCCTAAATTATCCATTGTTGTTATAGTTTTTACTGGTTTAAAAATCATAGGATGATGTGTAATTATTAATTCTGCTCCATTCTTTATTGCATTTTCAATGGCTTTATCTGTGGCATCAAGAGAAAGTTGAACTTTCCTTACCTCTTGATTTAACTTTCCAACAATCAATCCTACATTGTCCCAGTTTTCTGCATTTGCTTTAGGATATTTTTTTTCTAAATTTCCAATTATATCTTTTACTTTTAAAATCATAAAGTTATCTTCCCTTCAACAGTTGAAAGAATTAAAAGTGCTTCTTGGAAAAGAGTTTCTCCTTGTCCTTTTTCTAGCCCTAATTTTTCCTCTATCTCATATATAGAGTGTCTCTTATCTTTTCCAAACCCAAAATAAAGATTTAAAATCTCTATATGTCTTAAACTTAATCTATTACTTAAGTTAAAAAAGTTTATTTTTTTATCAACTAATCTCTCTCTCTTTTCAATAGCTTCAATACTTGGTAAAAGATCTTCCTCTTTTAGATAAACTTCCCCATGTTCATGCTCTTCTTCATGCTCATGGTGATGCTCTTTTCCAAAGTTTTCTTTTTTAGTTTTAAAGTAGTTCATAAACTCATATTTTATATCTTCTACTTTGCTTTGAATAAATAAAACCATCTCTTTTATTATCCAAAATCTACAATAGTTTTTAAATTCTCCATCTTCCTCTACATTATAATTTGATATAGCTTTCATAAGTCCAACTGTTCCCTCTTGAACAATATCCATATAAGCTATTCCCTCTCTAATATAGTTAAATCCTATTGAGGCTACCTCTCCTAAATATTTTATTACAATCTCTTCACTATCTTCAATATTTTTTAATTGCTCTTTTTCTTTCTCTTCACTTATAACTTCTAAATTAGCTATCTCATCAAGATAATCTATAACAGTTTCCTCTGTAAACTCTTCCATATCTTCTAGCTCTTTTAATTTTATATTTTCAACAACAACTTCAACTTCTAAATCCCTATTCTCTTTTAAAAACTCTTTAAATTTCTCATCTTCAGAATATTTATCTATTATAAGTTTTTCTAAATCTTTTAATTTAATACTTTTCATTCTATCCTCCACTAAAGAAATAGGAGCATAAATGCTCCTATTCCCCTTATACTTTAAAATCCTCTAATTTTTTTCTTCTGCTTGGATGTCTTAATTTTCTTAGAGCTTTTACCTCTATTTGTCTGATTCTCTCTCTTGTTACTTTAAAGATTTTTCCAACTTCTTCTAGAGTTTTAGGAGAACCATCATCTAATCCATATCTATATCTTAAAACTCTCTCTTCTCTACTACTTAATGTATTTAATACTCCATCAAGTTGTTCTCTCAATAAAGATCTATTAGTTAATTCATAAGGATTTAACATTTTTTGATCCTCAACAAAATCTCCAAGTTCGCTATCCTCTTCACTTCCTACTGGAGTTTCTAATGATATAGGATCTTGGTTCATCTCTTGTATAGCTTTTACCTTTTCAACTTCCATTCCTAATCTTTCAGCTAATACTTCTGGAGTTGCATCTTTTCCTGTTTCTTGAAGATAGATTCTAGCTTCCTTTTTAATCTTATTGATAGTTTCTATCATATGAACTGGGATTCTAATTGTTCTACCTTGATCTGCAATAGCTCTTGTTATAGCTTGTCTTATCCACCACGTTGCATAAGTTGAGAATTTATATCCTTTTGTATACTCAAATTTCTCAACTGCTTTCATTAGACCTATATTTCCTTCTTGAATTAGATCTAACAGTTTTAAACCTCTATTAGTATGTTTTTTAGCAATACTTACAACAAGTCTTAAGTTAGCTTCAACTAATTGTTTTTGTGCCCAATCATCACCTTCAAGAGCTCTCTTAGCATATTCAAGCTCTTCATCGTGACTTAATAGAGGGATTTGTCCAATCTCTCTCAAATACATTTTTATAGGCTCATCAACTTTCATATCTCCAGATAGATTAAATAGATCATCACTTATTAATTCATCTTCATTGATCTCTTCTAATTCCTCAGGATTAAAATGATCAAAATCATCTAAATCATCTACTCTATCATCAATAAAGTCATCTATCTCATCATCTTCAGGGAAATCCTCTTTCTCTATTACTTTTATCTCTTCTTCTTCTGGAGCTGGCATCGGTTTTGTTTTCGCTTTAGCTTTAGATTTTTCTTTTGTTTTTAAAGCAGTAACTAGTTTCTTTTCTCTATCTATATCTTCTTTTCTAACGATTTTTATCCCTTGTTCCATCATTCCAGTTATCAATTGTTCTATTTTATCAACTGGAAAATCACTCTTTAGCTCATCGTTTATCTCTTCATAAGTTATACACTTATTTTCCATAGCTTTTCTGACTAAAGAAAGAACTTTTTCGTTTTTTATAAAATCCCTCATTATCTGAAGCCTCCTCTAAAAATTTATAGATTAATTATTTCTTCATACTCTTTATATATATCCAATACTTTAGAGAAATTTCCTGCCCTGCTTAACTGCATCTCTATACTCTTTATTTTCATGAAACGGCTCAAATTCTCTCTATTTTTCATCTGTTCCTTTATCTCTATCCTAAACCATGAGACAAAAATCTCTTCTAATAACTTTTGTGTCTTTTCTTCATCAGAAAAATCATTTATTGCTAAACATACAACTATTTCCCACTCTTCAGTTTCAGATTTTGTTAATTCTATCTCATCTTTTATCTCTTTTATAAGATTCTCTATATCTTCTTCATTTCTTTCAAGATACGAAAATATTTTTTTAGTAAGTGACCCTCTTATATTTTTATTTTTAAAATATTGAAAGTAATTTTTATCTTTAACTATTAAAGCTAATGTTAACTCTTCTAACAATGGAGCTGCTGCTTCTCTTATAAAGTTACTACTCTCTTTTACCTCTTCAAATTTTCTACTTTTCTTTTTATTTTTGTCTATAAGAGTTTCTTTTAATATCTCTTTTTCTATATCTAATTGTTTAGATAATTTATCTAAATATAGACTTTTTTCTAAATCTGTTTCTATACATTGAAAGAAATCTTTAAATCTATTTATAAAATTTTGCTTTGACATTGTATTACTTAAATCATACTCTCTTGAGTAGTACTTAAATAAGAAGTCAAATATCTCCACAGAATTTTTTACAGATTTTAAAAATTCATCTTTTCCATAAGTTTTTAAAAATTCATCTGGGTCCTTTGCTCCCTCAAGAACTAAAACTCTAATATTAAATCCTAAAGATTTTAGTATTAATCCTGCTCTTTCTGTTGCTGATTGCCCTGGTGCATCAGAGTCAAAAGCTAGTATCACATTTGAAGTATATCTCTTTAAAAGCTTTCCCTGTTCCTCAGTAAGTGCTGTTCCTAAAGGTGCCAACGTCACATCAAAACCATATAGATATCCAGATAAAACATCCATATATCCTTCCATTAACATAGCATAATTCTTTTTCTTTATTATGCTACTTCTTTCAAGTCCATATAGATTTCTTCCCTTTTTAAAGATAGGAGTATCTGGTGAATTTATATATTTAGGTATCTCTTTATCCTTTTCAAGAGTTCTTCCCCCAAAAGCTATAACCTTTCCAGAAATTGAGTAGATAGGAAAAATAATTCTATTTCTAAAAGTATCATATTGCCCTTTTTCACTCTCTTTTACTAATCCAAGAGCTATTATATCATTTAAACTATGCCCTTTATTTATAAGATAATCATTTAATTCACTCCACCTATTAGGAGCATAACCTAATCTATTTTCTTTTATAATTTTTGGATTTATCTTTCTATTTGATAGATACTCTAAAGCCTCTCTTCCAGAATTGGTAAATATACTCTCTTGAAAAAAACTATGAGCATCTTCCATTATTTTATAATATCTTTCAAGATTTTCATTCTCTCTAGAATCTTCTCTTATACCTTTTATAGGAATACTGTATTTCTTAGACAGTTCCTCTACTGCCTCAGAAAAACTTATTTTTTTATACTTAGAATAAAATGTTACTGGGTTTCCACCTGCTCCACATACGAAACATTTACAAATATTTTTACTTGGATTCACCATAAAAGATGGTGTAGTGTCTGGATGAAATGGACACAACCCTTTATAACTGGAACCTGATTTTTTTAACTCAACAAACTCTCCAACTACCTCTTCAATTTTTAAACTCTCAATAAGCATATCTATATCTTCAGTTTTGTATTTCATCTAAATACAAAAAACTAAAAATATATGATATTTTTCTTTGATATATTCCTTTAATATGCTTTTTTCAAGTTTATTCATAATTGGCTCCTTGGTCGGTTAAAAAAAATTCCGTTATTCTATAGTATAATATATTTTTTATAAATAATCAAATTTTTCATAATAAAATACAAAAAAGAGAGTAACCTGTATCTTTTAGGTCATTCTCTTTTTGTATATAATTCCCTAAATAAGCTTTTTCATTTCTTCTTGAGTTTGATAATTTAGATAATCATCTTTGATTTTATCTTTATTTTCATCAAAGTCTGCAGCTTTATATTTTACTTCTTTTACTTTTTCAAAAATAAAGATTGCATCATTTATAACTGCTGTTTCTATTTTATTTAAAGGAGCTTTGAATATAAGTTTTGTAAGATCACTGTTATATCCTAGATTTGGAATATATCCAGCATCATTTATATTTGAATATAGTCCACTGTGAAGAACATCTTTATTCTCCTTAGCAAGATCTTCAAATTTAACTTTATTTTCAATTAATTTAGCTTTTAATTCTCCTATCTCTTTCTCTTTTTGTTCTAAAGTTTCTTGAGAAATTTTTGGAGTAACTAATATGTGACTAGCTTTAGCTCTCTCTTCCTCATCATTTCTATCAGCTATATAAATTAGATGTTGTCCAAATACAGTTTCAACTGGTTCAGGGTATATTTTTCCAACCTCTCCTTCAAATACTGCTTTTTGGAAAGGCTCAACCATATCTTTTTTAGAGAACCAACCTAAATCTCCACCATTAGAGTTAGGCTCATCAGTGTTTTCTCTTGCCATATCTGCAAAGTTTTCAACTGTTAATTTCTTTAAAAGTTCATTAGCTTTCTCTTTTGCAGCTGCTTTATCAGCTTCAGAAGGATCAACTTTTAATATTGCAATATAAGCATCTGAGCTTGGGAAAACATCATATGCCATTCTATTTTTATTAAAGAACTCTTTTAATTGCTCATCAGTAGGATTTAAAGAGTTTTTTATATTTTCAAAAAGCTCTCTATTATACTCAGCAAATTTATAATCTAATGGAAGATTTTCATCTACTTTTATTCCTCTAGCAACTGCTTCTTTTGCAAGTTTAAATTGATTATCATAGTATTCTTTACTCAATTCTCTTGCTTTCTCTCTATCACCATTAGTTAAAAATAGATTTTGTAAAGTTTTTCTTGCCATATCTAAATTTGTAACAACAAATCCATCTGATTCTAATTCAGGTCTTTCAACATATGCAGAATACTCATCAGCAATATTATCCAATTTTATCTTATTTCTATATTGCTCTAATAATACTGCATACTCTTCATTACCCTTTATCTCTTTTAACTCTTTTACTATACTATCTTTAACTTCATCTAACTTTTTCCCGTTAAACATAGTATATTGATTTTCATCATAGAATTCTTTTATCTCATCTTCTGTCGGAACAACATTTTCACGAATCTTTTCAAGAGTTTTTGCTACAATAAGATTTTTTTCTAGCTCCTCTTTAAAACTTTTTCTTGTGTATCCTTGTACTTGTAACATTCTCTTAAATTGCTCTCTATTTCCAATAGAACTTTCTATTCTATCATATTGTTCACTAACTTCACTTCCAGGGACTTTTACTTTTAAATCTTTAGCTATTTTCAAAGTTAGATTTTTATCAACAACCTCATTAAAAGCTATAATGTCAATTAAACTTCTATCTATTTTATCTCCTAAATACTTTGAGTAACCATCAATCATTGTAGCTTTTGTTCTTTCTACTTCAAGTTTTGATATTTTTTCTCCATCTAATTTAAAAGCATAAGTTGCTCCACCACTACTCATACTTCCTTTAAGGTTCATTATTGTTAAATAACTTCCACTTAATACAAATAATATAGTGACAAACCAGATAATAGGTTTCATCTGTTTACGAAATTTTCTAATTGCCATAATTATGTATTATCAGATATTCTCTGATAAACTCCCCTTTCCTTTTTTATGTATAGCTTACATTATTTTCAATTAGTTCTTTTTATTTAAAATCTAAACCATATTTTCTAATTTTTTCATAAAGAGTTGTTCTTCCAATTCCAAGAAGTTTTGAAGTTTCTTGTTTATTCCATCTTGTTTTTTGTAGAGCAATAGCTATAACTACTTTTTCTACATCTGCTAAACTATATATCTCTTGTTCAAGGATATCTTTTAATGGTCCAACTCCTACAACTGTTTTATTTTCAACAGTATCAGATTTCATTTTTATTTCAAGTGGTAGATCCTCTATTCCAATTATCTTATCTGTAGAAAGGATAACCATTCTTTCTATCATATTTTTTAACTCTCTGATATTTCCAGGATATGAGTATTCCATTAAATATTTCATAGCTTCTCCTGAAATAACTGGAGTATCTCTATGAAGTTCTCTAACTATCTTATTTAAGAAGTAGTTAGCTAATAGAGGGATATCCTCTTTTCTATCTCTTAGAGGTGGAACTTCAATTGGGAATACAGTTAATCTATGATATAGATCTTTTCTGAATTTTCCCTTTTCTGTTTCATCTTTAAGGTCTTTATCACTAGCAACAATAAATCTTACATCTACTCTTCTAGTTTTATTTCCTCCAACTCTTTTTAACTCTCCATATTCAATAACTCTTAGAAGTTTAGATTGAATTTTTACATCCATAGCTGAAATATCATCTAGGAACATAGTTCCTCCATCAGCTTCTTCTAATAATCCTTTTTTACTTGCATTAGCTCCAGTAAATGCTCCCCTTTCATATCCGAAAAGTTCTCTTTCCATTGTTTCTTCTGGCATAGATGCACAACTTACAACAATGTAATTATTTTTTCTTCTATCACTTTTCTTGAAGATCTCTTTAGCTACTAGCTCTTTTCCAAGTCCATTTTCTCCAGTAATAAGAACAGGTAGATCGCTTTCAGCAACTTTTTCTATTAGGTTTTTAACATCTTTAATTCTTGAAGATTGTCCTACTATTTCAGTTTCTTCTTCACTGCTTAGTAATTTTTCCTCTAATTTTCTCTTTTCTTTTAAAATTTCAAGATTTTTAAGAGCTGGCATTATTATTCTGTTCATCTCTCTTAATTCAACTGGTTTCATCATATAGTTATAGATATCTGCATTTTTTAGTTCATTTAAAATCTCTTCATTTTCATCATCTAAAAGAGCAACTACTACAAAATCTTTTCCTATACCATTTAATTTTCTCTTTGCCTCTGCAAAATTAAACCATGTTAAGTACTCATCTAATAGTACAATATCAAAATCACTTTCTCTTAACATATCTAATGCATCAAGAAGATTATTAAATGTTATAATTTCATATTGTTCTGAAAGTTCTTTTCTTATTTGCTTTAATGTTTCTTTTCTTTCTGAAATCGCTAAAATAGCATTCTTCATACCCATCCTCCCTATTTATATCGTTATTTTCAAAAATAATTCATATTTTATTGTTTTCTACTATAATGTATTATAATAGATATTCTGTATTTTTTCAAGACTATTTTTTATTTTTTTAGTAATAATATGTATAAAATAAGTCTTTGAGCTACTTTGTAAGATTGAAAATATCATTAGCTGAGATATAAACAAATAGTGCAAATAGCAACATCATACCTGCTGCATGTATTCTTTCTTCTATTTTTTTGTTAACTTTTATACCCACTAATTCCAATAAAACAAATATTATTCTACCACCATCAAGTGCAGGAAGAGGAAGTAAATTCAAAATCCCTACATTTACAGAAAGTAAAGCTGTCAACCATGCAAGAATCCCTATCCCTTCTTTTGAGGCTTCACCAACAACCTTTATTATTCCTATTGGTCCACTTATCTCTTCACTTTTTACCTTTCCACTTATTACCATTTTTAATCCATCTAAAGTATCTACCATTATCTTTTTTAATCCTAAAAAACTAGCTTTTATAGACTCTCCTAGAGTAAATTTCTCTATATGGTAATCTGGTAAAATTCCTAATATATATCTTTTTGTTTCAGGTTCATAAGTTAATTTCAAATCTACATCTTTTTTCTCATTATCTCTCTCAATAACAAGTTTTATCTCATCTTTTTTTTCTAAACCACTTACAGTTTTACTTATATCATCCCAGTTATTGATATTTACTCCATTTATTGATAAAATCTTATCTTTAGGTAATAAAACTTTACTTCCATTACTCTTTTCTAAAACATGTCCTACTATTGCTTCCTTACTTTGAACAGCTTTTCCATTTATATTAAGCATTATAAAAATAATAGAAAAAGCAAGCAAAAAGTTCATAAATACACCAGCAAAAAGTACTACTAATCTAGCAAAAGGTGACTTACTATTAAAGCCATCTTCTACTTTACTATCAACTTCCATTCCCTCTATATTTACAAAACCACCTAGTGGAATTGCTCTAAAAGAGTATGTTGTATTTATTGTATCATATGAGTATACTTGAGGTCCCATACCTATTGAAAATTCACTTACAGGCATTTTAAAAAATTTTGCTGTAACAAAATGTCCTAGTTCATGAATAAATATAATTATCCCTAGTACAATTATTGCTGCTATTATGTTCATCTATTTCCTCCATTATAAAACTACTTTCTCTACAAGAGAAAAAACCTCTTCCCCTATCTCTTCAATAGTTTTTATTCTATCTCCATCACTGCACTTTATCTCTTTCCAATTATATATATTAGCTATTTTACAAGCATTTGCATGAGATTCCTTTAAATATTCCTTATCTCTTTCGTGAATATCCTTTTTCTCTTCACCAGTTATCTTATTTTTTCTCTCTGCCATTAATTTTACTGCCATATCAGTTGGCATATTTAAAAATATTACCAAGTCTGGACGAGGTATCCCCATTTTCTCATACTCTAAATCCTCTAACCAATTTAGATACTGTTTCTTCTCATCTAAATCTTTAATTTTAGAAGCTTGATGTACCATATTTGAAGTTACATATCTATCTGTAACTATTATTCCATCTTCATTATAAAATTTTTCCCAATCTGTTTTAAACGAAGCATATCTATCTATTGCATACATTGTAGATACAGGATAGGGATTTACCTTCATTGCATCTTCTCCAAATGCTCCTGCTAGATACATCTTTACTGGTTCACAAGCTGGGCTATCATAATTGGGAAAAGATATTTTTTTAACTTTTAACCCTTTCTCCTCTAACTTTTCAAATAATTTTTTAGTTTGTGTTTCTTTTCCACTTGAATCTGTTCCCTCTATAACTATAAGTTTTCCCATTTTTACTCCTCTTTCTCTCCATATTCACTATATACCCATTCTCTTGTCTCTCTATCTACACTTTTAACAGTTTCAACACTATCTATCTCTATAGTAATATGTCTTTCCATAGCTTTTTCTATTATCTCATATATTGTTAAAAATCCTATTTTTCCTTTCATAAACAATTCTACTGCCACTTCATTTGCTGCATTAAATACTGCTGGCATAGACTTTCCTCTTCTCCCTGCTCTATATGCAAGTTCTACTCCTCTAAAAGTTTTATTATCCACTTGTTCAAAAGTCAATGTTGAGGCTTTTGTAAAATCAAGAGGCTCAAAAACTCTGTTTGCTTCTCTCTCTGGATATGTAAAAGCATATTGAATAGGAAGTTTCATATCTGGTGCTCCTAGTTGTGCTATTACAGCTCTATCTTTAAATTCTACCATAGAATGAATTATACTTTGAGGATGAACTAAAACCTCTATATTATCATAGTCTACTCCAAAAAGTTCATGAGCTTCTATAACTTCTAATCCTTTATTTACTAATGATGATGAATCTATAGTTATCTTTTTACCCATAGACCAGTTAGGATGTTTAAGTGCATCTTCTACCTTTACATTTCTTAGTTCCTCTACACTTTTCCCTCTAAAAGTTCCACCACTAGCAGTTATTATAAGCTTATTTACCTCATTTTTTCTTCCACCTAACATAGATTGAAATATTGCTGAATGCTCACTATCTACTGGTACTATCTCTGCTTTTGGATACTCTTTTAAAAGTTTATTTATATATTCTCCAGCTGCAACCATTGTTTCCTTGTTAGCAAGAGCTATTCTCTTTTCATTTTTTATTCCTGCCACTGTTGCCTCTATTCCTATAGCTCCACTTACAGCTGTTAAAAGAATATCATAATCTTTTAGGTTAGCTAATTCTGTCAATCCACTATCTCCTAAAAATAGCTTTACTTCTGGAAACTCTTTACCTATTTCTAAGTATCCCTCTTCAGTTCCTACACAAACATATTTAGGAGAAAATTCTTTTATTTGCTCAATTAATAGTTTATGATTTCTATTTCCACTTAAAGCTACTACTTGAAACTTTCCATTGCTATTTCTTATTACATCTAATGCACTTGTTCCTATACTTCCTGTTGAACCTAATACAACTATTCTTTTCATTAAACCTTCCTCCTACGAAAAAAACAGGGTGAATAAAATTTTTCACCCAATAATTTTATATTATAGTACTACAATTTTTAATAGATAATAAACAACTGGAGCTACAAAAAG
Protein-coding sequences here:
- a CDS encoding 1-deoxy-D-xylulose-5-phosphate reductoisomerase — its product is MKRIVVLGSTGSIGTSALDVIRNSNGKFQVVALSGNRNHKLLIEQIKEFSPKYVCVGTEEGYLEIGKEFPEVKLFLGDSGLTELANLKDYDILLTAVSGAIGIEATVAGIKNEKRIALANKETMVAAGEYINKLLKEYPKAEIVPVDSEHSAIFQSMLGGRKNEVNKLIITASGGTFRGKSVEELRNVKVEDALKHPNWSMGKKITIDSSSLVNKGLEVIEAHELFGVDYDNIEVLVHPQSIIHSMVEFKDRAVIAQLGAPDMKLPIQYAFTYPEREANRVFEPLDFTKASTLTFEQVDNKTFRGVELAYRAGRRGKSMPAVFNAANEVAVELFMKGKIGFLTIYEIIEKAMERHITIEIDSVETVKSVDRETREWVYSEYGEKEE
- a CDS encoding thymidylate kinase, with the protein product MGKLIVIEGTDSSGKETQTKKLFEKLEEKGLKVKKISFPNYDSPACEPVKMYLAGAFGEDAMKVNPYPVSTMYAIDRYASFKTDWEKFYNEDGIIVTDRYVTSNMVHQASKIKDLDEKKQYLNWLEDLEYEKMGIPRPDLVIFLNMPTDMAVKLMAERKNKITGEEKKDIHERDKEYLKESHANACKIANIYNWKEIKCSDGDRIKTIEEIGEEVFSLVEKVVL